One window from the genome of Streptomyces sp. NBC_00287 encodes:
- a CDS encoding sensor histidine kinase has product MNELVHQHTALDESDLEWLHLLVSEWQLLSDLSFADLVLWVPTRDGTRYVSVAQMRPNTGPTSYQDDMVGHLVPRGRRPMLDAALDEGRIVREGDPEWREEVPVRVESIPVRRDGRVLGVIARNTNLLTVRTPSRLELTYLQSASDLAQMIAAGSFPFANQQVDMDASPRVGDGLIRLDADGIVQYASPNALSAYHRLGLAADLVGHHLGKTTAELAPTHGPVDEALAKVASGWAPREFEIESDDGVIQFRAIPLKPKGTRIGSLVLLRDVTELRRRERELITKDATIREIHHRVKNNLQTVAALLRLQARRIESDRGREALEEAVRRVGSIAIVHETLSQNLDERVEFDEIADRVLAMVAEISPGKVTGRRTGRFGILDAEVATPLSMVLTEVLQNALEHGFRQGETGTVEVSAVRGGTTKEARLLVTVQDDGVGLPEGFDPKTAGNLGLQIVRTLVEGELGGTFDMVAAPERGTQVILDVPVRAQK; this is encoded by the coding sequence ATGAACGAGCTGGTCCACCAGCACACCGCCCTCGACGAGTCCGACCTCGAGTGGCTCCATCTGCTGGTCTCGGAGTGGCAGCTGCTCTCCGACCTCTCCTTCGCCGACCTCGTCCTGTGGGTCCCCACCCGTGACGGCACCCGCTACGTTTCGGTCGCGCAGATGCGCCCCAACACCGGCCCCACCTCCTACCAGGACGACATGGTCGGCCACCTCGTGCCGCGCGGCCGCCGCCCCATGCTGGACGCCGCGCTCGACGAGGGCCGCATCGTGCGCGAGGGCGACCCCGAGTGGCGCGAGGAGGTCCCGGTCCGGGTCGAGTCGATTCCGGTACGGCGGGACGGGCGCGTCCTCGGTGTCATCGCCCGCAACACCAATCTGCTGACCGTGCGCACCCCGAGCCGTCTCGAACTGACGTATCTGCAAAGCGCCTCGGACCTCGCGCAGATGATCGCGGCCGGCTCCTTCCCGTTCGCGAACCAGCAGGTCGACATGGACGCCTCGCCCCGCGTCGGCGACGGACTGATCCGGCTGGACGCGGACGGCATCGTCCAGTACGCCTCCCCGAACGCCCTGTCCGCCTACCACCGTCTCGGCCTCGCCGCCGACCTGGTCGGCCACCACCTGGGCAAGACCACCGCCGAACTCGCCCCGACCCACGGGCCGGTGGACGAGGCGCTCGCCAAGGTGGCCAGCGGCTGGGCGCCCCGTGAGTTCGAGATCGAGTCGGACGACGGTGTCATCCAGTTCCGGGCGATCCCGCTCAAGCCCAAGGGCACCCGCATCGGTTCGCTCGTCCTGCTCCGCGACGTCACCGAACTGCGCCGCCGCGAACGCGAGTTGATCACCAAGGACGCCACCATCCGGGAGATCCACCACCGGGTGAAGAACAACCTCCAGACGGTCGCGGCCCTACTCCGCCTCCAGGCCCGGCGCATCGAGTCCGACCGCGGCCGGGAGGCCCTCGAAGAGGCGGTACGACGGGTCGGCTCGATCGCGATCGTGCACGAGACGCTCTCCCAGAACCTCGACGAGCGCGTGGAGTTCGACGAGATCGCCGACCGGGTCCTCGCGATGGTCGCCGAGATCTCACCCGGCAAGGTCACCGGCCGGCGCACCGGCCGCTTCGGCATCCTGGACGCCGAGGTCGCCACCCCGCTGTCGATGGTCCTGACCGAGGTGCTCCAGAACGCCCTGGAGCACGGCTTCCGTCAGGGCGAGACCGGAACCGTAGAGGTCTCCGCGGTCCGCGGCGGCACCACCAAGGAGGCCCGCCTGCTTGTCACCGTCCAGGACGACGGGGTGGGGCTGCCCGAGGGCTTCGACCCGAAGACCGCCGGCAACCTGGGCCTCCAGATCGTACGGACCCTGGTGGAGGGGGAGTTGGGCGGTACGTTCGACATGGTCGCGGCGCCGGAGCGCGGTACGCAGGTGATCCTGGACGTCCCGGTGCGGGCGCAGAAATAG
- a CDS encoding SIS domain-containing protein, with amino-acid sequence MTSPEIPHPLSELPGRIMAREMAEQPAVLRRLLEEGAPGIRQTAQDIATRKPRFVLLTARGTSDNAALYAKYLLEIRLGLPCGLTSMSTTTAYGAQPDLTDVLVITVSQSGGSPDLVASTRAARAAGAITLAVTNNPDSPLAGVSEYHIDIMAGPEKALPATKTYTASLLALYLFVEGLRGGDGAPAKLLPDLAAQLLARQDEVHALAARYRFAERMVITSRGYGYPTAKEAALKLMETSYIPALAYSGADLLHGPLAMVDNVSPVIAVVTDGKGGEALRPVLDRLRGRGADLVVIGPKSQVERASAGFVLPTEGVAEELQPVLEIIPLQLLAHEVTIARGQDPDAPRALAKVTETR; translated from the coding sequence ATGACCAGCCCCGAGATCCCGCACCCCCTGAGCGAGCTCCCCGGTCGGATCATGGCTCGAGAGATGGCCGAGCAGCCCGCGGTGCTGCGCCGTCTCCTGGAGGAGGGCGCACCCGGCATCCGGCAGACCGCCCAGGACATCGCCACCCGCAAACCCCGCTTCGTACTGCTCACCGCCCGCGGCACCTCCGACAACGCCGCGCTCTACGCCAAGTACCTCCTGGAGATCCGCCTGGGCCTGCCCTGCGGCCTCACCTCCATGTCGACCACCACGGCCTACGGCGCCCAACCCGATCTCACCGACGTCCTGGTCATCACGGTCAGCCAGTCGGGCGGCTCCCCGGACCTGGTGGCGTCCACCCGGGCCGCCCGCGCGGCCGGCGCCATCACCCTCGCCGTGACCAACAACCCCGACTCACCGCTGGCCGGCGTGTCCGAGTACCACATCGACATCATGGCCGGACCCGAGAAGGCCCTCCCCGCGACCAAGACCTACACCGCCTCCCTTCTCGCTCTCTATCTCTTCGTCGAAGGCCTGCGCGGCGGCGACGGAGCCCCCGCGAAGCTGCTCCCGGACCTCGCGGCGCAACTGCTCGCCCGCCAGGACGAGGTGCACGCCCTCGCCGCCCGCTACCGCTTCGCCGAACGCATGGTGATCACCTCCCGCGGCTACGGCTACCCCACGGCAAAGGAAGCCGCCCTCAAGCTGATGGAGACCAGCTACATCCCCGCCCTCGCCTACTCCGGCGCCGACCTGCTGCACGGCCCCCTCGCCATGGTCGACAACGTCTCCCCGGTCATCGCGGTCGTCACCGACGGCAAGGGCGGCGAGGCCCTGCGCCCCGTCCTCGACCGGCTCCGCGGCCGGGGCGCCGACCTGGTCGTCATCGGCCCGAAGAGCCAGGTCGAGCGCGCCTCGGCGGGCTTCGTCCTGCCCACCGAAGGCGTCGCCGAGGAACTCCAGCCGGTGCTGGAGATCATCCCGCTGCAACTCCTGGCCCACGAGGTCACCATCGCCCGCGGCCAGGACCCGGACGCCCCCCGAGCCCTGGCGAAGGTGACGGAGACCCGCTGA
- a CDS encoding WhiB family transcriptional regulator — MDWRHNAVCREEDPELFFPIGNTGPALLQIEEAKAVCRRCPVMEQCLQWALESGQDSGVWGGLSEDERRAMKRRAARNRARQASA, encoded by the coding sequence ATGGACTGGCGTCACAACGCCGTTTGCCGCGAGGAAGACCCCGAGCTCTTCTTCCCCATCGGCAACACCGGTCCTGCGCTGCTGCAGATCGAGGAAGCCAAGGCCGTCTGCCGCCGCTGCCCCGTCATGGAGCAGTGCCTGCAGTGGGCGCTCGAGTCCGGTCAGGACTCCGGCGTCTGGGGTGGTCTCAGCGAGGACGAGCGTCGCGCGATGAAGCGCCGTGCCGCCCGCAACCGGGCCCGTCAGGCCTCCGCCTGA
- the nagB gene encoding glucosamine-6-phosphate deaminase gives MEVVIVPDAKAGGELIAEAMAQLLRRKPDALLGVATGSTPLPIYEALAAKVRSGAVDASRARIAQLDEYVGLPAEHPESYRSVLRREVLEPLGIGMSAFMGPDGTAADVLAACEAYDLALAQAGGVDQQLLGIGTDGHIGFNEPCSSLASRTRIKTLTEQTRVDNARFFDGDITQVPHHVITQGIGTILEARHLVLLATGEGKADAVAATVEGPVAAVCPASALQLHPHATVVVDEGAASKLKLSDYFRHTYANKPDWQGI, from the coding sequence GTGGAAGTTGTCATCGTTCCGGATGCCAAGGCGGGTGGCGAGCTCATCGCCGAGGCCATGGCGCAGCTCCTGCGGCGCAAGCCCGACGCCCTGCTGGGTGTGGCCACCGGGTCGACGCCGCTGCCCATCTACGAGGCGCTGGCGGCGAAGGTGCGCTCCGGTGCCGTGGATGCCTCGCGGGCGCGGATCGCTCAGCTCGACGAGTATGTGGGACTGCCGGCCGAGCATCCGGAGTCGTACCGCTCGGTGTTGCGGCGCGAGGTGCTGGAGCCGCTCGGGATCGGGATGTCCGCGTTCATGGGGCCGGACGGGACGGCGGCGGACGTACTGGCGGCGTGCGAGGCATATGACCTGGCGCTGGCACAGGCCGGGGGCGTCGACCAGCAGTTGCTGGGGATCGGGACGGACGGGCACATCGGGTTCAATGAGCCATGCTCGTCGCTGGCGTCGCGTACGCGGATCAAGACGTTGACCGAGCAGACGCGGGTGGACAACGCGCGGTTCTTCGACGGGGACATCACGCAGGTGCCGCATCACGTGATCACTCAGGGGATCGGGACGATCCTCGAGGCACGGCATCTGGTGTTGCTGGCGACGGGTGAGGGCAAGGCCGATGCCGTTGCGGCGACCGTGGAGGGGCCGGTGGCCGCGGTGTGTCCGGCCTCGGCGCTGCAGTTGCATCCGCATGCGACGGTCGTCGTCGATGAGGGCGCCGCGTCCAAGCTGAAGCTGTCGGACTACTTCCGGCACACCTACGCCAACAAGCCGGACTGGCAGGGCATTTAG
- a CDS encoding carbohydrate ABC transporter permease, whose product MTVQTERPPSGPADVRKGPSGSGGPTPRAASRFGALAPYLLLMPAVAASVLLLGWPLLKDVLLSFQNLNMGQLIQHVTEWNGIDNYKEVLTGEDFWRVTLRSILFTAVNVALTMILGAFVGLLLARLGRRMRITLMIGLVLAWAMPVVVATTLYQWLFAQRFGVVNWVLDKLGWHSMADYSWTSDQMSTFFVVTVLIVWMSIPFVAINLYAATTTIPGELYEAAALDGAGAWKSFTAVTLPYLRPFLYATTFLEIIWIFKAFVQVYTFNQGGPDRLTEILPVYAYVEGVGNQHYGMGAAIALLTILIMIGLTAYYLRIVLKQEKEEEAGL is encoded by the coding sequence ATGACCGTGCAGACCGAACGGCCGCCCTCCGGCCCGGCGGACGTCCGCAAGGGCCCCTCGGGATCCGGCGGGCCCACCCCGCGAGCCGCCTCCCGCTTCGGCGCGCTCGCCCCGTACCTTCTGCTGATGCCGGCCGTCGCGGCCTCCGTGCTGCTGCTCGGCTGGCCGCTGCTGAAGGACGTACTGCTGTCGTTCCAGAACCTCAACATGGGGCAGCTGATCCAGCACGTCACCGAGTGGAACGGCATCGACAACTACAAGGAGGTCCTCACCGGCGAGGACTTCTGGCGCGTCACCCTGCGCTCGATCCTGTTCACGGCGGTCAATGTCGCCCTGACCATGATCCTCGGGGCGTTCGTCGGCCTGCTGCTCGCCCGCCTCGGCAGGCGCATGCGGATCACCCTGATGATCGGCCTGGTACTGGCCTGGGCCATGCCCGTGGTTGTCGCCACCACCCTCTACCAGTGGCTCTTCGCCCAACGCTTCGGCGTGGTCAACTGGGTGCTGGACAAGCTCGGTTGGCACTCCATGGCCGACTACAGCTGGACCAGCGACCAGATGTCGACGTTCTTCGTCGTCACCGTGCTGATCGTCTGGATGTCCATCCCGTTCGTCGCGATCAACCTCTACGCCGCCACGACGACCATCCCGGGCGAGCTCTACGAGGCCGCCGCCCTCGACGGCGCCGGCGCCTGGAAGAGCTTCACCGCGGTCACCCTGCCGTACCTCAGGCCCTTCCTCTACGCGACCACGTTCCTGGAGATCATCTGGATCTTCAAGGCGTTCGTGCAGGTCTACACCTTCAACCAGGGCGGCCCCGACCGCCTCACCGAGATCCTGCCCGTCTACGCCTACGTCGAGGGCGTCGGCAACCAGCACTACGGCATGGGTGCCGCCATCGCCCTGCTGACCATCCTGATCATGATCGGCCTCACTGCCTACTACCTGCGGATCGTGCTCAAGCAAGAGAAGGAAGAGGAGGCCGGGCTGTGA
- a CDS encoding diacylglycerol/lipid kinase family protein, with translation MRALLVVNPAATTTSARTRDVLIHALASEMKLEAVTTEYRGHARDLGRQAADSEDVDLVVALGGDGTVNEVVNGLLHAGPDPERLPRLAVVPGGSTNVFARALGLPNDAVEATGAILDALRDGSERTVGMGIAAGTPGTEDEGVPARWFSFCAGLGFDAGVVGRVEQQRERGRKSTHALYMRQALRQFLQEPNRRHGTITLERPGADPVTDLVLSIVCNTAPWTYLGNRPVYASPKASFDTGLDVLGLSRMSTVAVARYATQLLTSSPERGPHGKHAASLHDLDQFTLHSKVPLPLQMDGDHLGLRTSVTFTGVRRALRVIV, from the coding sequence ATGCGTGCACTTCTCGTGGTCAATCCGGCGGCAACCACCACAAGCGCACGTACGCGCGATGTCCTGATCCATGCACTGGCCAGCGAAATGAAGCTGGAAGCGGTCACCACCGAGTACCGCGGCCATGCGCGCGACCTGGGCCGGCAGGCGGCGGACAGCGAGGACGTCGACCTGGTGGTGGCCCTCGGCGGCGACGGCACGGTGAACGAGGTCGTCAACGGCCTGCTGCACGCCGGCCCCGACCCGGAGCGCCTGCCGCGTCTGGCGGTGGTCCCGGGCGGCTCCACCAATGTCTTCGCCCGCGCCCTGGGCCTGCCCAACGACGCCGTGGAGGCGACCGGCGCGATCCTGGACGCGCTGCGCGACGGCAGCGAGCGGACGGTCGGCATGGGTATCGCCGCGGGGACGCCGGGCACCGAGGACGAGGGGGTGCCGGCGCGCTGGTTCAGCTTCTGCGCGGGGCTCGGCTTCGACGCGGGCGTGGTCGGGCGAGTCGAACAGCAGCGCGAGCGGGGCAGGAAGTCCACGCACGCCCTCTATATGCGCCAGGCGCTGCGCCAATTCCTGCAGGAGCCCAACCGGCGGCACGGCACGATCACCCTGGAGCGGCCCGGCGCCGACCCGGTGACCGATTTGGTGCTGTCCATAGTCTGCAACACCGCTCCGTGGACCTATCTGGGCAATCGCCCGGTGTACGCGTCGCCTAAGGCGTCGTTCGATACGGGACTCGACGTACTCGGTCTCAGCCGGATGTCCACGGTCGCGGTTGCCCGGTATGCGACCCAGTTGCTCACTTCGTCCCCCGAGCGGGGACCGCATGGCAAGCACGCCGCCTCACTGCACGACCTGGACCAGTTCACCTTGCATTCGAAGGTCCCGCTGCCCCTTCAGATGGACGGCGACCACCTGGGGCTGCGTACGAGCGTGACGTTCACAGGCGTACGCCGTGCACTGCGTGTGATTGTGTGA
- a CDS encoding SDR family oxidoreductase — MGVLTGRTALVTGASRGIGRAVAERLARDGARVAVHYGSSEAAAKETVAGIEAAGGSAFALRAELGVPGDARTLWEAFDRHADGVDILVNNAGAAFFATIGETDEELYERTHALNARAPFFIVREGLGRLRDHGRIINVTAATDAGIPGIAATHMAKGAVTALTRSLAVELAPRGITANSVAPGFIDTDLTSAVLADPGMRAHAEAVSVFRRVGTAAEVADVVAFLASPDSRWVTGQHMDATGGSLLSLAG, encoded by the coding sequence ATGGGTGTGCTCACGGGCAGGACAGCGCTGGTCACGGGGGCGAGCCGGGGGATCGGACGAGCGGTGGCCGAGCGGCTGGCGCGCGACGGGGCCCGGGTCGCCGTGCATTACGGCAGCAGTGAGGCGGCGGCGAAGGAGACGGTGGCCGGGATCGAGGCGGCCGGGGGCAGCGCGTTCGCCCTCCGCGCCGAGCTGGGGGTGCCGGGGGACGCGCGGACCCTCTGGGAGGCCTTCGACCGGCATGCGGACGGCGTGGACATCCTGGTCAACAACGCGGGAGCGGCGTTCTTCGCCACGATCGGCGAAACGGACGAGGAGCTCTACGAGCGGACCCACGCCCTCAACGCCAGAGCGCCGTTCTTCATCGTCCGGGAGGGTCTCGGACGGCTGCGCGACCACGGCCGGATCATCAATGTCACGGCTGCCACGGACGCCGGCATACCCGGTATCGCCGCCACCCACATGGCCAAGGGTGCGGTCACCGCCCTGACGCGTTCCCTCGCGGTCGAGCTGGCGCCGCGCGGCATCACCGCCAACTCCGTCGCGCCCGGCTTCATCGACACCGACCTCACCAGCGCGGTCCTGGCCGACCCCGGCATGCGAGCGCACGCCGAGGCGGTCTCGGTCTTCCGGCGCGTGGGGACGGCGGCCGAGGTCGCGGACGTGGTGGCCTTCCTGGCCTCGCCCGACTCCCGCTGGGTGACGGGGCAGCACATGGACGCGACGGGGGGCTCGCTGCTGAGCCTGGCTGGGTGA
- a CDS encoding carbohydrate ABC transporter permease: MKRSLFGRIWPNATAVVLFIGFVFPVYWMIATAFKPTGDIISEDPVWFPTDITFDHFKTATGADHFWTFVTNSLTVTVLAVVFSLVIALAGSFALARMRFKGRRGFIIGFMLAQMAPWEVMIIAMYMIVRDASMLNSLVPLTAFYTMMILPFTILTLRGFVAAVPAELEESAMVDGCTRIQAFRRVILPLLAPGLMATSMFGFITAWNEFALVLVLNKDAEAQTLPLWLTSFQTVFGNDWGATMAASTLFAVPILILFVFLQRRAVSGLTSGAVKG; encoded by the coding sequence GTGAAGCGCTCGCTCTTCGGCCGTATCTGGCCCAACGCCACGGCCGTCGTCCTGTTCATCGGCTTCGTCTTCCCCGTGTACTGGATGATCGCCACGGCGTTCAAGCCGACCGGCGACATCATCTCCGAGGACCCGGTCTGGTTCCCGACCGATATCACCTTCGACCACTTCAAGACGGCGACCGGCGCCGACCACTTCTGGACGTTCGTCACCAACTCGCTGACCGTCACGGTCCTGGCCGTGGTGTTCTCGCTGGTCATCGCGCTCGCCGGATCCTTCGCCCTGGCGCGGATGCGGTTCAAGGGGCGGCGCGGCTTCATCATCGGCTTCATGCTCGCCCAGATGGCGCCCTGGGAAGTCATGATCATCGCGATGTACATGATCGTCCGGGACGCGTCGATGCTCAACAGCCTGGTCCCGCTGACGGCCTTCTACACGATGATGATCCTCCCCTTCACCATCCTCACCCTGCGCGGTTTCGTGGCCGCCGTGCCCGCGGAGCTGGAGGAGTCGGCGATGGTCGACGGCTGCACCCGCATCCAGGCCTTCCGCCGGGTCATCCTGCCGCTGCTCGCGCCGGGCCTGATGGCCACCTCGATGTTCGGCTTCATCACCGCCTGGAACGAGTTCGCCCTGGTCCTGGTGCTGAACAAGGACGCCGAGGCCCAGACGCTGCCGCTGTGGCTGACCAGCTTCCAGACCGTCTTCGGCAACGACTGGGGCGCGACCATGGCGGCCTCCACCCTCTTCGCCGTTCCGATCCTGATCCTCTTCGTCTTCCTCCAGCGCCGGGCCGTCAGCGGTCTGACCTCCGGCGCCGTGAAGGGATAA
- a CDS encoding glycoside hydrolase family 3 protein: MTTIASDTLTRDALTVLQPGFPGTTAPDWLLRRLGEGLASVGLFGRNIATAEQVAALTAQLRAEREDVLVAIDEEGGDVTRLEVRTGSSFPGNHALGAVDDVDLTREVAHELGRRLAACGVNFNWAPSADVNSNPGNPVIGVRSFGADTDLTARHTAAYVTGLQAAGVAACTKHFPGHGDTAIDSHEAMPRIDVSLDVLSERDLTPFRAAITAGSRAIMTAHILVPALDPTRPATLSRPILTDLLRGELGYDGLIVTDGMEMQAIASTYGIERGSVLALAAGSDAICVGGGLNDEATVRRLRDALVTAVRTGELPEERLAEAAERVRALARWTKTAATTEDRAPSDIGLVAARRAVRVTTTAAHTPLTEPPYVAALSPEANIAVGDETPWGLAAELAELLPGTETATHTDESAAQATLDAAGTRRIVAVVRDEHRHKWMSTTLDTLLRERPDTIVVEMGVPQSPPRGALHIATHGAARVCGRAAAEIIAGE, from the coding sequence ATGACGACTATCGCCAGCGATACCCTGACGCGGGACGCCCTGACCGTCCTCCAGCCCGGCTTCCCCGGCACCACCGCCCCCGACTGGCTGCTGCGCCGCCTCGGTGAGGGCCTCGCCTCCGTCGGCCTGTTCGGCCGCAATATCGCCACTGCCGAACAAGTGGCCGCGCTCACCGCCCAGTTGCGCGCCGAACGCGAGGACGTCCTCGTCGCCATCGACGAGGAGGGCGGCGACGTCACCCGCCTGGAGGTGCGCACCGGCTCCTCCTTCCCCGGCAACCACGCCCTCGGGGCGGTGGACGACGTCGACCTCACCCGCGAGGTCGCGCATGAACTCGGCCGGCGGCTCGCCGCCTGCGGGGTCAACTTCAACTGGGCTCCGTCGGCCGACGTGAACTCGAACCCGGGGAATCCGGTGATCGGTGTCCGCTCCTTCGGCGCCGACACCGACCTGACCGCCCGGCACACCGCCGCCTATGTCACCGGCCTCCAGGCCGCGGGCGTCGCGGCCTGCACCAAGCACTTCCCCGGCCACGGCGACACCGCCATCGACTCCCACGAGGCGATGCCGCGGATCGACGTCAGCCTCGATGTGCTGTCCGAGCGCGATCTGACCCCGTTCCGCGCGGCGATCACCGCCGGCTCACGCGCGATCATGACGGCCCACATCCTGGTCCCGGCCCTCGACCCCACCCGCCCGGCCACCCTCTCCCGCCCCATCCTCACCGACCTGCTGCGCGGCGAACTCGGCTACGACGGCCTCATCGTCACCGACGGCATGGAGATGCAGGCCATCGCCTCCACCTACGGCATCGAACGCGGCAGCGTCCTGGCCCTCGCGGCCGGCTCCGACGCGATCTGCGTGGGCGGCGGCCTGAACGACGAAGCCACGGTACGGCGCCTGCGCGACGCCCTCGTCACAGCCGTCCGCACCGGCGAACTCCCCGAGGAACGCCTCGCGGAGGCGGCCGAACGCGTCCGCGCCCTGGCCCGCTGGACGAAGACCGCGGCCACGACGGAGGACAGGGCCCCCTCCGACATCGGCCTGGTAGCGGCCCGCCGCGCCGTACGAGTGACGACGACCGCGGCCCACACCCCCCTCACCGAGCCCCCTTACGTGGCCGCACTGAGCCCGGAGGCGAACATCGCTGTGGGCGACGAAACGCCCTGGGGACTGGCAGCGGAACTGGCCGAACTCCTCCCCGGCACCGAAACCGCCACCCACACCGACGAGTCGGCGGCCCAGGCCACCCTGGACGCGGCAGGCACCCGCCGCATCGTCGCCGTGGTCCGCGACGAACACCGCCACAAGTGGATGTCGACGACACTGGACACCCTCCTGCGCGAACGCCCCGACACCATCGTGGTCGAAATGGGCGTACCCCAGTCCCCGCCGAGAGGCGCCCTGCACATCGCGACCCACGGCGCGGCCCGTGTGTGCGGACGAGCGGCGGCAGAGATCATCGCAGGCGAGTAA
- a CDS encoding DNA alkylation repair protein: MAELAELEDPKARAVNERHGDDHGVNLSKLRALAKRLKTQQDLAQELWETDDTAAKLLALLICRPKAYDRDELDTMVRRARTPKVHDWLVNYVVKKSPHAEELRQAWTADPDPVVASAGWALTTERVAKKPEGLDLEGLLDVIEVEMKDAPDRLQWAMNHCLAQIGIEHPEHRTRALDIGERLEVLKDYPTSPGCTSPYAPTWITEMVRRQGDRAGI; encoded by the coding sequence ATGGCTGAGCTGGCCGAACTCGAGGACCCGAAGGCACGCGCCGTGAACGAACGGCACGGCGACGATCACGGGGTGAACCTCAGCAAACTCCGCGCACTCGCCAAGCGGCTGAAGACCCAGCAGGACCTCGCGCAGGAGCTCTGGGAGACCGACGACACCGCGGCGAAGCTGCTGGCCCTCCTGATCTGCCGCCCCAAGGCGTACGACCGCGACGAGCTGGACACCATGGTGCGCCGGGCGCGCACCCCCAAGGTGCACGACTGGCTCGTGAACTACGTCGTGAAGAAGAGCCCGCACGCCGAGGAACTGCGCCAGGCCTGGACCGCCGACCCCGATCCCGTGGTCGCGAGCGCCGGCTGGGCTCTGACCACCGAACGCGTGGCGAAGAAGCCCGAAGGCCTCGACCTCGAAGGACTCCTCGATGTCATCGAGGTGGAGATGAAGGACGCCCCGGACCGCCTCCAGTGGGCGATGAACCACTGCCTGGCCCAGATCGGCATCGAGCACCCCGAGCACCGCACCCGGGCCCTCGACATCGGCGAGCGCCTGGAGGTGCTCAAGGACTACCCGACCTCCCCGGGCTGCACCTCCCCCTACGCGCCCACCTGGATCACGGAGATGGTCCGCCGCCAGGGCGACCGCGCCGGAATCTAG
- a CDS encoding TetR/AcrR family transcriptional regulator — protein MHSMVSTKGTEPTAGRRGRPRSFDRETALEKAIMAFWERGYEATSVSDLTRVMGIGAPSLYAAFGDKRALFDEVVVEYGKRYAAFGERALAEEPTARSAVARTLREAAVRYTIPGHPQGCLYIHAATNCTSPEVEQTLRDRRNATIAAVESRIRADIAAGELPADTDAGTLARHTGAMIQGMSQQARDGASRAELAALAEIALSIWPRA, from the coding sequence ATGCACTCCATGGTGAGCACCAAGGGCACAGAGCCCACCGCGGGCCGCCGCGGCCGCCCCCGCTCCTTCGACCGGGAAACCGCGCTGGAGAAGGCGATCATGGCCTTCTGGGAGCGCGGCTACGAGGCGACGTCCGTCTCCGACCTCACCCGCGTCATGGGCATCGGCGCCCCGAGCTTGTACGCGGCCTTCGGTGACAAGCGGGCGCTGTTCGACGAGGTCGTGGTCGAGTACGGCAAGCGATACGCCGCCTTCGGTGAACGCGCCCTCGCCGAGGAGCCCACCGCACGCTCCGCCGTGGCCCGCACTCTGCGTGAGGCCGCAGTGCGGTACACCATCCCCGGCCATCCTCAAGGCTGTCTCTACATCCACGCGGCCACCAACTGCACCAGCCCCGAGGTGGAACAGACCCTGCGGGACCGGCGCAACGCCACCATCGCGGCCGTGGAGAGCCGTATCCGCGCGGACATCGCCGCAGGTGAACTCCCCGCCGACACCGACGCCGGCACACTCGCCCGGCACACCGGCGCGATGATCCAGGGCATGTCCCAGCAGGCGCGCGACGGCGCGAGCCGTGCGGAGTTGGCGGCACTCGCGGAAATTGCCCTGTCCATCTGGCCCCGCGCATGA